AATGGCGATCGAGCATCCGGCCGATGACCTGGCCGCCCGAGAGGTCGCCCAGATAGCGGGTGTAGTGATGGGCCACGAGGAGTTCGGGCTGCGCGGCCGTGGCGTGGATCGCGTCGGCGTACGAGCTGGCGGCGGCGCCGGCAGCAGGGAACTGGGTGGCGCCCTCGGACCAGAAGGCGAGGTCTGCGTCGATCGCCGCGACCCGATCCAGGCGCGAGTCGACGATCGGGCCCGCGATCGGGTCGTCGGCAACTCGTCGCGAGATGTCTTCCAGGGCGGCGTACACCGCCCGCAGGTCAGTGAGATAGCGCACGTAGCCCACCTCGTTGACGCGACCTGCCATGAGTTCCTCGACGAAGACCGAACTTTCGGCCGCGTCGTGTTGTGGGCGTGAACCCTCACGCATCTGGACCGACAGGGAGGCGGTGGGAGCGGGCTGCAGGAGCGTCATGGCTGTTCTTTCTGAGACCGGTGAGGATTGCGGACTGGCGCAAGGTTAGCCTTACCTTAATAAGGTGTGCCTTGCCTGTCCCAAATCCTGTCGGTCGGGCACCAGAGCCAAAGGAGCGAAATAGTGCGTCGTCGTGTCGCCGGAGTCGTGGCCGTCGCCTCGGTGCTGCTCATGACCTCCTGCGGGTCGGGCGAGCCCCCCGCGCCCGAGGCTTCGACGCCCGAGAGCGCACCGGCGCCTTCCCTCGCCGACGTCGAACCCGCCGCAGATCCCCGGGCCTTCGAGGGAGCGCTCAAGCCGGCGATCGCCGACGCGGCCGTACGCCCTGTCGTGCAGGCTCCGGAACCACGTCTGCCTGCGACGGTGACCGATGCGCAAGGCACGAAGGTCACCGTGCGCGACGTCTCGCGAGTGCTGGCACTCGACATCCACGGCACCTTGTCTCGCACGGTCTTCGAACTCGGGCTCGGGGATCGGCTCGTCGGTCGCGACATCTCCACTCAGTTCGAGGAGGCAGCCGACCTGCCGCTGGTGACGGGCACGGGGCACGAACTCAACGCGGAGGCCATCCTCGAGCTCGACCCCACGCTGATCCTCACCGACACCTCGCTCGGCCCCTGGGACGTCGTCTTGCAACTGCGTGACGCAGGCATTCCGGTCGTGGTGGTCGAGCCCGAGCGACACCTCGGCAACGTGGAGGAGATCACCGAGATGACCGCCGCAGCGCTTGGCGTACCCCAGGTGGGCACGCAACTCGCCGAGCGTGAGCGCAAGGAGATCGAGGAGGTCGAGGCTCAGATCGAAGCTGTCTCGCCGCCGAAGAACGAACGACTGCGCACCATCTTCCTCTATGTGCGCGGCAGCGCCGGTGTCTACTACCTCTTCGGTGAAGGCAGTGGCGCGGACGACCTGATCGAGGCCGCCGGGGCGTACGACGTCGCCGAGGAGATCGGGTGGAAGGGCATGCGCCCGGCCACCGCCGAGGGCATCGTCGCCGCCGCTCCCGAGGTCGTGGTGATGATGACCAAGGGCCTGGACTCCACGGGCGGGGTGGAGGGTCTGCTGGAGCAACTCCCGGCGCTCGCTCAGACGCCCGCAGGTCAGAAGCAGCGATTCATCACCATGGCGGACTCCCAGATCCTGGGTTACGGACCGCTCACCGCTGACGTGCTCAACGCCCTCGCGGTCGCGATCCACGCGCCGGAGGCGCTGCAATGACAGCGACAGCAGCTCCGCGCGTACGCACTGCTTTGGGCCGTCCGGCGCCCGCGTTCGTCCTGCTCGGGCTGGGCGTGCTGCTGGCGATCGCCGTGACGAGCGCAGCCGGGGCAGGGCAATTGCACATCTCCTTCGCCGAGGTGCTGGGCTCGGTCATGCACCGCTTCGGCCTCGATCTCGGGCCGATGCCCAGCCATCCACAAGGTGACGCCACGTTGTGGCAGGTCCGCTTCCCGCGCGTGGCGATGGCAGTGCTCGTCGGTGCCGCGCTCGGTGCGGCGGGCGCGGTGATGCAAGGCGTGTTCGCCAACCCACTCGCCGAGCCCGGAGTGGTCGGCGTGTCCGCCGGGGCGGCCTTCGCCGCGGCGGCAGTCATCGTCTTCGACCTCACGGTCCTCGGCAGTTGGACGATCGCCGCAGCAGCGTTCGTCGGCGGTCTGGTCACCACGCTGGCGGTCTATGCGCTGGCTCGTGACGGGGGGCGTACGGAGGTCGTCACGCTGGTGCTGACGGGTGTCGCGATCAATGCGATGGCCGGCGCCGCTCTGGCCTACCTGATGTTCCT
This DNA window, taken from Nocardioides sp., encodes the following:
- a CDS encoding biliverdin-producing heme oxygenase encodes the protein MTLLQPAPTASLSVQMREGSRPQHDAAESSVFVEELMAGRVNEVGYVRYLTDLRAVYAALEDISRRVADDPIAGPIVDSRLDRVAAIDADLAFWSEGATQFPAAGAAASSYADAIHATAAQPELLVAHHYTRYLGDLSGGQVIGRMLDRHFGLKDGEGTAFYRFEDIEKVKPYKDGYRERLDSLPVTSAQQEAIVTEVQRSFTFNQAIFAELGQDLESYLR
- a CDS encoding ABC transporter substrate-binding protein, yielding MRRRVAGVVAVASVLLMTSCGSGEPPAPEASTPESAPAPSLADVEPAADPRAFEGALKPAIADAAVRPVVQAPEPRLPATVTDAQGTKVTVRDVSRVLALDIHGTLSRTVFELGLGDRLVGRDISTQFEEAADLPLVTGTGHELNAEAILELDPTLILTDTSLGPWDVVLQLRDAGIPVVVVEPERHLGNVEEITEMTAAALGVPQVGTQLAERERKEIEEVEAQIEAVSPPKNERLRTIFLYVRGSAGVYYLFGEGSGADDLIEAAGAYDVAEEIGWKGMRPATAEGIVAAAPEVVVMMTKGLDSTGGVEGLLEQLPALAQTPAGQKQRFITMADSQILGYGPLTADVLNALAVAIHAPEALQ
- a CDS encoding iron ABC transporter permease; this encodes MTATAAPRVRTALGRPAPAFVLLGLGVLLAIAVTSAAGAGQLHISFAEVLGSVMHRFGLDLGPMPSHPQGDATLWQVRFPRVAMAVLVGAALGAAGAVMQGVFANPLAEPGVVGVSAGAAFAAAAVIVFDLTVLGSWTIAAAAFVGGLVTTLAVYALARDGGRTEVVTLVLTGVAINAMAGAALAYLMFLGDTQAREEIVFWQLGSLNGSRTDHLLVTAPVTLAGLLGAILVARQLDLLALGDRSARHLGVDVERLRLISIVVVAVLTAAAVSFAGIIAFVGLIVPHLMRILVGPGHRILVPASALAGGLLLVVADLWARTAIAYADLPIGMLTALVGGPVFFWLLRRARKTAGGWA